The genome window ACGCCGACAACATGGCCGGCTACGGACGCATGCTGGTGATCGAGCATGGCAACGGCATCTCCACCCGCTACGGCCATCTTTCCGGATTCGCCGTGGCGCCCGGGCAGACGATCCAGCGCGGCGACACCATCGGCTACGTCGGCCAGAGCGGTCGCAGCACCGGCCCCCACCTCCACTACGAGGTTCGCATCCACGATGCCCCGGTGAACCCGTACAAATACCTGCGGGCCACCTTCGCCGGCACCCACAGTTATAGCGGCGGCGCCTCCGCCGGCGGCTCGTAAACCTGGTTTTCGACGAATTAGCCCGCGCGCCTGGCGCGGGCTTTCTCATAGGTGAAGAGACTCTAACGGACTGTCGTCCCCAACAGGCGTATGCGGGCGCTATTTCTTCTTCCTCTTTGCCGTCTTCCTCACCCGGTATTCGCTCTTCACCAGCCCGGTCTTGTACGACTTCGTCTCTATGTGCTGGAGCTTGATGTCGTGCGGCAGCTTGCCGAACAGCGGGATGCCGTCTCCGATCAGCACCGGCACGCGCGTGATCACCATCCGATCTACCAACCCTGCGGTGAGGAAGCGCTGGATGGTGATGCCACCGTCCACGTACAGATGCTTTGCCCCGCTCGCGCCCAGCCGCCGCACGATTGCGGCCGGTTCGCCGGACATCTGCTCGACCACTCCGCCTTTGATCCATGAAAGCTCGACCGGCCTGCTGCTCAACACGACCACCCGCTTCTTGCCGTACACCCACTTGCCGTACGATTCCACCCACTCGTAAGTCTTCCGCCCGATGACCACCGCATCCACGCTGGCATAGAATTCAGGGAACCCGTGCGGCTCGCCGCCATCCGCGGGCAGAAAATCAACCGCACCATTCGGCCGCGCCAGGAACCCGTCCACGCTCACCCCGACAAACACCGTCACCTTGATGCCTGGAGCTTTCGTACTCACTTCCGCCTCTTCTCTTTCGGTGTCGGTTTCTTCTCCGGCTCCGGCGCCGGCGCTGCCATCGGTTCCGTCGGTGGCTGGGTCAACACTTTCTTCAGGAACCCTTCCGGCAGGGTGGCCGTCAGCACCACCCGCTCCTTCTCCTGCTCCACCTTGATGCTTTCGAAGAAGGCCTTCACATCCGCATCGCTCGGTCGGGTGCTTCCTTGTGCGCCCGTGATCATGGCGGCCAGCAGCTGCAGGTTCGAGCGGATGTTCGTGGCCTCGGCCTTATCGGGAGCGAACGCTTCCAGCTTCAGGTGTACTGCCCCGGTGTAGCGCACCGACGCCACCACCGTCGATCCTCCGAACAGCCCGCCCACCATCGGGATGTCCAAACCCTTGGGTGGCTGTCGGAAGACGTCGGCCTTGCCCACATTGCCGATGAACCACGCCAGGCTGCCCAGTTGCACATTGCGGTAGTGCTCGCGCACCAGCGCCGGCCCGCCACGGGGCACTGCCGAAGAGTGATAGTGGTCGATGATCTCGTGGATAGGCCCGGCGTGCCCCAGGTTCGACACCGCCACCTGGTCCAGCCCCAGGATGGCGATCCGCACCGTCCGCCCTTCGTGCGGCACCGCGTACACCGCCGTGTCCCGGTAGGTTTCGACCTCTTTCGCCAGCTTCTTGAAGTACGCTTCCAGGCGGGCCGCGTCGAAGCGCCCGACAAAGATCTCCGAGTACCGCGTCTCCCCTCCCGCGCTCCCCGGCCCGTGGACCGCGAACGCCGCCTGGTCGAGGTCGCGCTCGAACTCGAATCCCGTCTCCCGCACGAACTGCTCGTATTCCGCTTCCCGCTGGCTGTCCGTCTTCTTCAGGATTCCGGCGACGCGCAGCGGTTTCAGGTTCAGGTAGAAGACGCCGTCTTCGATCTCCGGCAGCAGGCGCACCGCGTCCGGCGGCGCCTTCTTGCGCAGCCAGACGGCGAAGCCGATGGCGGCCCCGATCAGGATCACCACCAGCGCAATCAGGATCTGCCGCCGGCGCCTCAGCATGCGGACCTCATCGGGCGCCTGGTCTCAGCGGAGCGCGGGAGCCGTGACAAGCACGAAGCGAGGGAGCGGGAGGGCTCAGACGGCCTAGGGCAGCAGGGTTCCACGGACCGCGAAATCATACCAAACCGAGCTCTAGCCCGGCCGCCCCGGCTGGGCAGCCGCTCCTCGAGTGTGAGAAGGCCCCAAGAAAATCCCTACCCCAGCCCGCAATCCGTTACAATGCTTGCTTGGAGAGCGGAATTTCGGGCCTTGGTTCGTCCTGTTCCGTCCAAATAAGAACAACTTACGAACTTTCCCGGCGGCAGCTTGCACGTTGGTTGCCGTTCGTGTTAACTTTGATTGTTTGCTTCGGCTTGTCCGAAGTGTCCCGGGCGCGGGAGTGCGCGCTTGGGCGGGAGCGATGCGGGATTTCCGGCGCGAGTATCTTTTCCGCGACGGTGCTGGCGAAACAGGTTTGCTGGCGTAGCTCAGCTGGTAGAGCATCTGATTTGTAATCAGAGGGTCAGGGGTTCAAATCCCTTCGCCAGCTCCAACATGATTTGGGCTCCGGCTTGGCGGTCCGGGGCAGCCACGGTAGCAGCAACAGACTCACGAATCAT of Terriglobales bacterium contains these proteins:
- a CDS encoding dihydrofolate reductase family protein, which produces MSTKAPGIKVTVFVGVSVDGFLARPNGAVDFLPADGGEPHGFPEFYASVDAVVIGRKTYEWVESYGKWVYGKKRVVVLSSRPVELSWIKGGVVEQMSGEPAAIVRRLGASGAKHLYVDGGITIQRFLTAGLVDRMVITRVPVLIGDGIPLFGKLPHDIKLQHIETKSYKTGLVKSEYRVRKTAKRKKK